A genomic stretch from Enterobacter oligotrophicus includes:
- the dppD gene encoding dipeptide ABC transporter ATP-binding protein — MALLNVDKLSVHFGDEGTPFRAVDRISYSVNQGEVVGIVGESGSGKSVSSLAIMGLIDYPGRVMAESLEFNGQDLKRISEKQRRQLVGAEVAMIFQDPMTSLNPCYTVGFQIMEAIKVHQGGNKKTRRQRAIDLLTQVGIPDPASRLDVYPHQLSGGMSQRVMIAMAIACRPKLLIADEPTTALDVTIQAQIIELLLELQQKENMALVLITHDLALVAEAAHKIIVMYAGQVVETGSSHDIFRAPRHPYTQALLRALPEFAQDKARLASLPGVVPGKYDRPQGCLLNPRCPYATDKCRAEEPELNLLADGRQSKCHYPLDDAGRPTL, encoded by the coding sequence ATGGCGTTATTAAATGTAGATAAATTATCGGTGCACTTCGGCGATGAAGGCACACCGTTTCGCGCCGTGGACCGCATTAGTTACAGCGTAAATCAGGGTGAAGTGGTCGGTATCGTCGGGGAGTCGGGTTCCGGTAAGTCTGTCAGTTCTCTGGCGATTATGGGGCTGATTGATTATCCAGGCCGCGTGATGGCGGAAAGCCTGGAATTTAACGGGCAGGATCTGAAGCGCATTTCCGAAAAACAGCGCCGCCAGCTGGTGGGCGCGGAAGTGGCGATGATCTTCCAGGACCCGATGACCAGCCTGAACCCGTGCTACACCGTCGGCTTCCAGATTATGGAAGCGATTAAGGTGCACCAGGGCGGCAACAAGAAAACCCGTCGTCAGCGCGCTATCGATCTGCTGACGCAGGTGGGGATTCCTGACCCGGCCTCGCGTCTGGACGTTTACCCGCACCAGTTGTCAGGCGGGATGAGCCAGCGCGTGATGATCGCGATGGCAATTGCCTGTCGACCAAAGCTGCTGATTGCGGATGAACCGACGACGGCGCTGGACGTAACTATCCAGGCGCAAATCATTGAGTTACTGCTGGAACTGCAGCAGAAAGAGAACATGGCGCTGGTGCTGATTACGCACGACCTGGCGCTGGTGGCTGAAGCGGCACATAAAATCATCGTGATGTATGCAGGGCAGGTGGTGGAGACCGGCAGTTCGCACGATATCTTCCGCGCGCCGCGTCATCCGTATACGCAGGCGCTTTTGCGCGCACTGCCGGAGTTCGCCCAGGATAAAGCGCGCCTGGCGTCGCTGCCGGGTGTCGTACCGGGTAAATATGACCGCCCGCAGGGCTGTCTGCTTAACCCGCGCTGCCCGTATGCGACGGATAAATGCCGTGCGGAAGAGCCAGAGCTTAACCTGCTGGCAGACGGCCGCCAGTCGAAATGCCATTACCCACTCGATGATGCCGGGAGGCCAACACTATGA
- the rplL gene encoding 50S ribosomal protein L7/L12, translating into MSITKDQIIEAVAAMSVMDVVELVSAMEEKFGVSAAAAVAVAAGPAEAAEEKTEFDVILKAAGANKVAVIKAVRGATGLGLKEAKDLVESAPAALKEGVSKDDAEALKKSLEEAGAEVEVK; encoded by the coding sequence ATGTCTATCACTAAAGATCAAATCATTGAAGCAGTAGCAGCTATGTCCGTAATGGACGTTGTAGAGCTGGTTTCTGCAATGGAAGAAAAATTCGGTGTTTCTGCTGCTGCTGCTGTAGCTGTAGCTGCGGGCCCGGCTGAAGCTGCTGAAGAAAAAACTGAATTCGACGTAATTCTGAAAGCTGCTGGCGCGAACAAAGTTGCTGTTATCAAAGCAGTACGTGGCGCAACTGGCCTGGGTCTGAAAGAAGCTAAAGACCTGGTAGAATCTGCTCCAGCTGCGCTGAAAGAAGGCGTGAGCAAAGACGACGCAGAAGCACTGAAAAAATCTCTGGAAGAAGCTGGCGCTGAAGTTGAAGTTAAATAA
- the rplK gene encoding 50S ribosomal protein L11, which yields MAKKVQAYVKLQVAAGMANPSPPVGPALGQQGVNIMEFCKAFNAKTESLEKGLPIPVVITVYADRSFTFVTKTPPAAVLLKKAAGIKSGSGKPNKDKVGKISRAQLQEIAQTKAADMTGADIEAMTRSIEGTARSMGLVVED from the coding sequence ATGGCTAAGAAAGTACAAGCCTACGTCAAGCTGCAGGTTGCAGCTGGTATGGCGAACCCAAGTCCACCAGTTGGTCCAGCTCTGGGTCAGCAGGGTGTGAACATCATGGAATTCTGTAAAGCGTTCAACGCAAAAACTGAATCCCTGGAAAAAGGTCTGCCAATCCCAGTCGTAATCACTGTTTACGCTGACCGTTCTTTCACTTTCGTTACCAAAACCCCTCCAGCAGCTGTTCTGCTGAAGAAAGCGGCGGGTATCAAGTCTGGTTCCGGTAAGCCGAACAAAGACAAAGTGGGTAAAATTTCCCGCGCTCAGCTGCAGGAAATCGCGCAGACCAAAGCTGCCGACATGACTGGTGCCGACATTGAAGCGATGACTCGCTCCATCGAAGGTACTGCACGTTCCATGGGCCTGGTAGTGGAGGACTAA
- the tuf gene encoding elongation factor Tu gives MSKEKFERTKPHVNVGTIGHVDHGKTTLTAAITTVLAKTYGGSARAFDQIDNAPEEKARGITINTSHVEYDTPTRHYAHVDCPGHADYVKNMITGAAQMDGAILVVAATDGPMPQTREHILLGRQVGVPYIIVFLNKCDMVDDEELLELVEMEVRELLSQYDFPGDDTPIVRGSALKALEGDAEWEAKIIELAGYLDSYIPEPERAIDKPFLLPIEDVFSISGRGTVVTGRVERGIIKVGEEVEIVGIKETAKSTCTGVEMFRKLLDEGRAGENVGVLLRGIKREEIERGQVLAKPGSIKPHTKFESEVYILSKDEGGRHTPFFKGYRPQFYFRTTDVTGTIELPEGVEMVMPGDNIKMVVTLIHPIAMDDGLRFAIREGGRTVGAGVVAKVLG, from the coding sequence ATGTCTAAAGAAAAGTTTGAACGTACAAAACCGCACGTTAACGTCGGTACTATCGGCCACGTTGACCATGGTAAAACAACGCTGACCGCTGCAATCACTACCGTTCTGGCAAAAACCTACGGTGGTTCCGCTCGTGCATTCGACCAGATCGATAACGCGCCAGAAGAAAAAGCTCGTGGTATCACCATCAACACCTCTCACGTTGAATATGACACCCCGACTCGCCACTACGCACACGTAGACTGCCCAGGCCACGCCGACTATGTTAAAAACATGATCACCGGTGCTGCGCAGATGGACGGCGCGATCCTGGTTGTTGCTGCGACTGACGGCCCAATGCCTCAGACTCGTGAGCACATCCTGCTGGGTCGTCAGGTAGGCGTTCCTTACATCATCGTGTTCCTGAACAAATGCGACATGGTTGATGACGAAGAGCTGCTGGAACTGGTAGAGATGGAAGTTCGTGAACTGCTGTCTCAGTACGATTTCCCAGGCGACGACACCCCAATCGTTCGTGGTTCTGCACTGAAAGCGCTGGAAGGCGACGCAGAGTGGGAAGCGAAAATCATCGAACTGGCTGGCTACCTGGATTCTTACATCCCGGAACCAGAGCGTGCGATTGACAAGCCATTCCTGCTGCCAATCGAAGACGTATTCTCCATCTCCGGTCGTGGTACCGTTGTTACCGGTCGTGTAGAGCGCGGTATCATCAAAGTTGGCGAAGAAGTTGAAATCGTTGGTATTAAAGAGACTGCGAAGTCTACCTGTACTGGCGTTGAAATGTTCCGCAAACTGCTGGACGAAGGCCGTGCCGGTGAGAACGTTGGTGTTCTGCTGCGTGGTATCAAACGTGAAGAAATCGAACGTGGTCAGGTACTGGCGAAGCCAGGCTCAATCAAGCCACACACCAAGTTCGAATCTGAAGTGTACATCCTGTCCAAAGACGAAGGCGGCCGTCATACTCCGTTCTTCAAAGGCTACCGTCCACAGTTCTACTTCCGTACAACTGACGTGACCGGTACCATCGAACTGCCAGAAGGCGTAGAGATGGTAATGCCAGGCGACAACATCAAGATGGTTGTGACTCTGATCCACCCAATCGCGATGGACGACGGTCTGCGTTTCGCAATCCGTGAAGGCGGCCGTACCGTTGGCGCGGGCGTTGTTGCTAAAGTTCTCGGCTAA
- the coaA gene encoding type I pantothenate kinase gives MSKKEQTLMTPYLQFNRSQWAALRDSVPMTLTEGEIARLKGINEDLSLEEVAEIYLPLSRLLNFYISSNLRRQAVLEQFLGTNGQRIPYIISIAGSVAVGKSTTARVLQALLSRWPEHRSVELITTDGFLHPNEVLKERGLMKKKGFPLSYDMHRLVKFVSDLKSGAPNVTAPVYSHLIYDRIPDGDKTVVQPDILILEGLNVLQSGMDYPHDPHHVFVSDFVDFSIYVDAPEDLLQSWYINRFLKFREGAFTDPDSYFHNYAQLSEEEAINVATGLWNEINYVNLKENILPTRERASLILTKSEKHAVDQIRLRK, from the coding sequence ATGAGCAAAAAAGAGCAAACGTTAATGACACCTTATCTTCAGTTTAACCGCAGCCAGTGGGCTGCCCTGCGTGACTCCGTCCCTATGACGCTGACGGAAGGTGAAATCGCGCGGTTGAAAGGGATAAATGAAGATTTGTCGCTGGAAGAGGTAGCAGAGATTTACTTACCGCTATCTCGCTTGCTTAACTTCTATATTAGCTCCAACCTGCGCCGCCAGGCGGTACTGGAGCAATTCCTCGGCACTAACGGCCAACGTATTCCTTATATCATCAGCATTGCGGGCAGCGTGGCGGTGGGCAAAAGCACCACAGCACGCGTATTGCAGGCATTGCTGAGCCGCTGGCCCGAGCACCGCAGCGTGGAGCTGATCACCACCGACGGCTTTTTGCATCCGAACGAAGTATTAAAAGAACGCGGTCTGATGAAGAAGAAGGGCTTCCCGCTCTCCTATGATATGCACCGCCTGGTGAAATTCGTCTCTGACCTGAAATCGGGTGCGCCTAACGTCACCGCGCCAGTTTATTCACACCTGATTTACGACCGCATCCCGGACGGCGACAAAACGGTTGTGCAGCCGGACATCCTGATTCTGGAAGGGTTAAACGTCCTGCAAAGCGGAATGGATTATCCTCACGACCCACATCACGTGTTTGTTTCCGACTTCGTCGATTTCTCTATATATGTTGATGCACCGGAAGATTTGCTGCAGAGCTGGTATATCAACCGCTTCCTGAAGTTCCGCGAAGGGGCCTTCACCGATCCTGACTCTTACTTCCACAACTACGCTCAGCTCTCTGAAGAAGAGGCAATCAACGTGGCAACAGGTCTGTGGAATGAGATCAACTACGTGAACCTGAAAGAGAACATTCTGCCGACGCGCGAGCGCGCGAGCCTGATCCTCACCAAGAGTGAAAAACACGCTGTCGACCAGATTCGTTTGCGGAAATAA
- the secE gene encoding preprotein translocase subunit SecE has translation MSANTEAQGSGRGLEAMKWVVVAVLLIVAIVGNYLYRDMMLPLRALAVVILIAAAGGVALLTTKGKATVAFAREARTEVRKVIWPTRQETLHTTLIVAAVTAVMSLILWGLDGILVRLVSFITGLRF, from the coding sequence ATGAGTGCGAATACCGAAGCTCAAGGGAGCGGGCGCGGCCTGGAAGCGATGAAATGGGTAGTTGTAGCCGTGCTGCTGATCGTAGCGATTGTCGGCAACTATCTTTATCGTGACATGATGCTGCCGCTACGCGCGCTTGCAGTGGTAATTCTGATTGCTGCAGCGGGTGGTGTCGCGCTGTTGACGACAAAAGGCAAAGCGACTGTCGCTTTCGCTCGCGAAGCGCGTACCGAAGTCCGCAAGGTCATTTGGCCGACTCGCCAGGAAACATTGCACACCACGCTGATCGTAGCGGCGGTAACCGCTGTAATGTCACTGATCCTGTGGGGACTGGATGGTATTCTGGTTCGCCTGGTATCCTTTATCACTGGCCTGAGGTTCTGA
- the rplA gene encoding 50S ribosomal protein L1, with the protein MAKLTKRMSVIRDKVDATKQYDINEAIALLKELATAKFVESVDVAVNLGIDARKSDQNVRGATVLPHGTGRSVRVAVFAQGANAEAAKAAGAELVGMEDLADQIKKGEMNFDVVIASPDAMRVVGQLGQVLGPRGLMPNPKVGTVTPNVAEAVKNAKAGQVRYRNDKNGIIHTTIGKVDFDADKLKENLEALLVALKKAKPTQAKGVYIKKVSISTTMGAGVAVDQAGLSAAAN; encoded by the coding sequence ATGGCTAAACTGACCAAGCGCATGTCCGTGATCCGTGACAAAGTTGATGCGACCAAACAGTACGACATCAACGAAGCTATCGCTCTGCTGAAAGAACTGGCAACTGCTAAGTTCGTTGAAAGCGTTGACGTTGCCGTTAACCTGGGCATCGACGCTCGTAAATCCGATCAGAACGTTCGTGGCGCGACTGTACTGCCACACGGTACTGGCCGTTCCGTTCGCGTAGCTGTATTTGCTCAGGGTGCAAACGCTGAAGCTGCTAAAGCTGCCGGCGCTGAACTGGTAGGTATGGAAGATCTGGCTGATCAGATCAAGAAAGGCGAAATGAACTTTGACGTTGTTATTGCTTCTCCAGATGCAATGCGCGTTGTTGGCCAGCTGGGCCAGGTTCTGGGTCCACGCGGCCTGATGCCAAACCCGAAAGTCGGTACTGTAACCCCTAACGTTGCTGAAGCGGTTAAGAACGCTAAAGCAGGTCAGGTTCGTTATCGTAACGACAAAAACGGCATCATCCACACCACCATCGGTAAAGTGGACTTTGACGCTGACAAACTGAAAGAAAACCTGGAAGCTCTGCTGGTTGCGCTGAAAAAAGCAAAACCAACTCAGGCGAAAGGCGTGTACATCAAGAAAGTTAGCATCTCCACCACCATGGGTGCAGGTGTTGCAGTTGACCAGGCTGGCCTGAGCGCTGCTGCAAACTAA
- the nusG gene encoding transcription termination/antitermination protein NusG: protein MSEAPKKRWYVVQAFSGFEGRVATSLREHIKLHNMEELFGEVMVPTEEVVEIRGGQRRKSERKFFPGYVLVQMVMNDASWHLVRSVPRVMGFIGGTSDRPAPISDKEVDAIMNRLQQVGDKPRPKTLFEPGEMVRVNDGPFADFNGVVEEVDYEKSRLKVSVSIFGRATPVELDFAQVEKA, encoded by the coding sequence ATGTCTGAAGCCCCTAAAAAGCGCTGGTACGTCGTTCAGGCGTTTTCCGGTTTTGAAGGCCGCGTAGCTACGTCGCTGCGTGAGCATATCAAATTACACAACATGGAAGAGTTATTTGGCGAAGTTATGGTTCCGACCGAAGAAGTGGTTGAGATCCGTGGCGGCCAGCGTCGCAAAAGCGAGCGCAAATTCTTCCCAGGTTACGTGCTGGTTCAGATGGTGATGAACGACGCGAGCTGGCACCTGGTGCGCAGCGTACCGCGCGTAATGGGCTTTATCGGCGGCACGTCTGACCGTCCGGCACCAATCAGCGACAAAGAAGTCGATGCGATCATGAACCGCCTGCAGCAGGTGGGTGATAAGCCGCGTCCGAAAACGCTGTTTGAACCGGGTGAAATGGTTCGTGTTAATGACGGTCCGTTTGCTGACTTTAACGGCGTGGTTGAAGAAGTGGACTACGAGAAGTCCCGCCTGAAAGTTTCCGTTTCTATCTTCGGTCGTGCGACCCCGGTAGAACTGGACTTTGCCCAGGTCGAAAAAGCCTAA
- the dppF gene encoding dipeptide ABC transporter ATP-binding subunit DppF — MSTQQAATQQLLLQAIDLKKHYPVKKGLFAPERLVKALDGVSFTLERGKTLAVVGESGCGKSTLGRLLTMIEVPTGGELYYQGQDLLKHDPQAQKLRRQKIQIVFQNPYGSLNPRKKVGQILEEPLLINSNLSKEQRREKALAMMAKVGLKTEHYDRYPHMFSGGQRQRIAIARGLMLDPDVVIADEPVSALDVSVRAQVLNLMMDLQQELGLSYVFISHDLSVVEHIADEVMVMYLGRCVEKGTKDQIFNNPRHPYTQALLSATPRLNPDDRRERIKLTGELPSPLNPPPGCAFNARCRRRFGPCTQLQPQLKDYGGQLVACFAVDQDENGEKPHA, encoded by the coding sequence ATGAGTACGCAACAGGCCGCCACGCAACAACTGCTGTTGCAGGCCATCGACCTGAAAAAACACTACCCGGTGAAGAAGGGGTTGTTTGCCCCTGAGCGCCTGGTCAAAGCGCTGGATGGCGTCTCCTTTACGCTCGAACGCGGTAAAACGCTGGCAGTGGTGGGAGAATCTGGCTGTGGGAAGTCTACGCTGGGACGTCTGCTGACGATGATTGAAGTTCCGACGGGCGGTGAGCTTTATTATCAGGGGCAGGATCTGCTCAAGCACGATCCACAGGCGCAGAAACTGCGTCGCCAGAAAATCCAGATTGTGTTCCAGAACCCGTACGGTTCCCTGAACCCGCGTAAAAAAGTGGGGCAGATTCTGGAAGAGCCGCTGCTGATTAACAGTAATCTCAGCAAAGAACAGCGTCGTGAAAAAGCGCTGGCGATGATGGCGAAAGTCGGCCTGAAAACCGAGCATTACGATCGCTACCCGCATATGTTCTCCGGCGGTCAGCGTCAGCGTATCGCCATCGCCCGTGGTCTGATGCTTGACCCGGACGTGGTGATTGCCGATGAACCGGTTTCGGCGCTCGACGTTTCCGTGCGTGCGCAGGTGCTGAACCTGATGATGGATCTGCAGCAGGAACTGGGGCTGTCGTATGTGTTTATTTCGCACGACTTGTCCGTGGTGGAGCACATTGCCGATGAAGTCATGGTGATGTATCTGGGGCGCTGTGTGGAGAAGGGGACGAAGGACCAGATCTTTAATAACCCTCGCCATCCGTATACCCAGGCACTGCTGTCAGCAACTCCGCGCCTGAATCCGGACGATCGACGTGAGCGCATTAAGCTGACCGGTGAACTGCCAAGCCCGTTAAATCCGCCTCCGGGCTGTGCGTTCAACGCCCGCTGCCGTCGTCGCTTTGGTCCATGTACACAGCTACAGCCACAGCTGAAGGATTACGGTGGGCAACTGGTGGCCTGCTTCGCGGTCGATCAGGATGAAAACGGCGAGAAGCCGCATGCATAA
- the rplJ gene encoding 50S ribosomal protein L10 — MALNLQDKQAIVAEVSEVAKGALSAVVADSRGVTVDKMTELRKAGREAGVYMRVVRNTLLRRVVEGTQFECLKDTFVGPTLIAYSMEHPGAAARLFKEFAKANAKFEVKAAAFEGELIPASQIDRLATLPTYEEAIARLMATMKEAAAGKLVRTLAAVRDAKEAA, encoded by the coding sequence ATGGCTTTAAATCTTCAAGACAAACAAGCGATTGTTGCTGAAGTCAGCGAAGTAGCCAAAGGCGCGCTGTCTGCAGTAGTTGCGGATTCCCGTGGCGTTACTGTAGACAAAATGACTGAACTGCGTAAAGCAGGTCGTGAAGCTGGCGTATACATGCGTGTTGTTCGTAACACCCTGCTGCGCCGCGTAGTTGAAGGTACTCAGTTCGAGTGCCTGAAAGACACGTTTGTTGGTCCGACCCTGATTGCATACTCTATGGAACATCCGGGCGCTGCTGCTCGTCTGTTCAAAGAGTTCGCGAAAGCGAATGCAAAATTTGAGGTCAAAGCTGCAGCCTTTGAAGGTGAGTTGATCCCGGCATCGCAAATCGATCGCCTGGCAACCCTGCCGACCTACGAAGAAGCAATTGCACGCCTGATGGCAACCATGAAAGAAGCTGCGGCTGGCAAACTGGTTCGCACTCTGGCTGCTGTACGCGATGCAAAAGAAGCTGCTTAA